One window of Botrimarina mediterranea genomic DNA carries:
- a CDS encoding ParB N-terminal domain-containing protein gives MRQNVMYVATSRLVLRGDKEREVSAEDVGNLLSLYIDIEEKGVTEPLVVEPISGLAELRVIDGDKRVRVARRLGIESLPYVLAN, from the coding sequence ATGAGGCAGAACGTAATGTATGTTGCAACGAGCCGCTTGGTGCTACGTGGTGACAAGGAAAGAGAAGTCTCGGCTGAAGATGTCGGGAATCTCCTGTCCCTTTACATAGACATTGAAGAGAAGGGGGTCACAGAACCACTCGTGGTCGAGCCCATCAGCGGGCTAGCGGAGCTACGCGTCATCGATGGTGACAAGCGGGTGCGGGTGGCTCGACGGTTGGGCATCGAAAGTCTGCCCTACGTTCTGGCCAACTGA
- a CDS encoding type IV secretory system conjugative DNA transfer family protein — MELLVGLGILGVGAGVLVVRPLARSHRIKSYTRGRELRSKRATKKVSGDAATGLRFGNAFLPASAATQHTLVVGTTGSGKSQVQRLFMREPLLRIQVGSDHRALIYDAKGETCAYLRRIGVTAQVYSLNPFEKRSNEICKAVAWDIARDITSPARSLNLAAAFIKQEHGGANGYFTDAARLVLDGIITSFIKHSGRAWTLSDLVNATSTRTRMEQVLGRDEHGKAVIESLLGDDRTGYAVASTVASKMRYFSPVAAMWQRCEHKISLAEWCSSNSILLFGDNETATATLDALNAVMFAVVAEEIDKQGQSDTRRTWLWLDEVRLAGGILNSGMLPRLAVKGRSRGCCLVLAFQDIEGFRLAAGKENADEIVAQCSNIALLRMSGEGGQFASKLVGQYETIEVHHSDSTRLLGAETRSEQRVTKDTMLPSEFYGFPQTNPENGLQGLFISTERGAELVRIAPECIQQVVVTTEQEQRDAVVVRPNADQWLRGWNPKDYKRLGIERAVQEGVQEPVPTSKKLKLRLRTPDGLEEVTLPKAVGL; from the coding sequence ATGGAGTTGCTAGTCGGGCTAGGCATCTTGGGCGTGGGAGCGGGAGTACTTGTAGTTAGGCCGCTTGCTAGAAGTCACCGCATCAAGAGCTACACCCGCGGCCGCGAACTCCGTAGCAAGCGGGCGACTAAGAAGGTCTCTGGAGACGCCGCGACAGGACTTCGCTTTGGCAACGCCTTCCTTCCAGCGAGCGCAGCGACCCAGCACACGCTAGTAGTCGGCACGACAGGTTCTGGTAAGAGCCAGGTGCAGCGACTGTTCATGAGAGAGCCACTCCTGCGGATCCAAGTAGGCAGTGACCACCGAGCCCTCATCTACGACGCCAAGGGCGAGACGTGCGCGTATCTCCGAAGGATCGGAGTAACGGCACAGGTCTACTCGCTTAACCCGTTTGAGAAGCGGAGCAACGAGATTTGTAAGGCAGTCGCCTGGGATATCGCGAGAGACATCACTTCACCTGCGAGGTCGCTCAACCTTGCAGCCGCTTTCATCAAGCAAGAGCACGGCGGGGCAAACGGCTACTTCACCGACGCGGCACGGCTCGTTCTTGACGGCATCATCACGAGCTTTATCAAGCACTCCGGGCGCGCCTGGACGCTGTCGGACTTGGTGAACGCTACAAGCACGCGGACTCGGATGGAGCAAGTGCTCGGCCGAGACGAGCACGGCAAGGCGGTCATCGAGAGTCTTCTAGGTGACGACCGAACCGGTTACGCCGTGGCAAGCACGGTGGCTAGCAAGATGCGCTACTTCTCACCAGTAGCCGCCATGTGGCAAAGGTGCGAACACAAGATAAGCTTGGCCGAATGGTGTTCTAGCAACTCGATATTGTTATTCGGAGACAACGAGACGGCCACCGCAACACTCGATGCGTTGAACGCCGTGATGTTCGCGGTGGTGGCCGAAGAGATCGACAAGCAAGGACAGTCGGACACGAGACGCACGTGGCTATGGCTAGACGAAGTGCGGCTTGCTGGCGGCATACTCAATAGCGGGATGCTGCCGCGACTTGCCGTGAAGGGAAGGTCGAGAGGATGTTGTCTCGTGTTGGCGTTTCAAGACATTGAGGGATTCCGACTTGCCGCTGGAAAAGAGAACGCCGACGAAATAGTTGCCCAGTGCTCGAACATCGCCCTTCTTAGGATGAGTGGAGAAGGGGGACAGTTCGCGTCAAAGCTCGTTGGGCAGTATGAGACCATTGAGGTTCATCACTCGGACTCAACAAGGCTTCTGGGAGCCGAGACCCGGAGCGAGCAACGAGTTACTAAGGACACAATGCTTCCGTCAGAGTTCTATGGCTTCCCACAGACCAACCCGGAAAACGGTCTGCAGGGTCTCTTCATCTCAACCGAACGGGGCGCCGAGCTTGTGCGGATCGCACCCGAGTGCATTCAGCAAGTCGTTGTGACGACCGAGCAAGAACAACGCGACGCGGTCGTGGTGAGACCGAACGCCGACCAGTGGCTGCGAGGGTGGAACCCCAAGGACTACAAGCGACTCGGTATCGAGCGAGCGGTCCAAGAAGGCGTGCAAGAGCCTGTGCCGACGTCCAAGAAGCTTAAGCTGAGGCTCCGGACGCCGGATGGGCTTGAAGAGGTGACACTGCCCAAGGCGGTAGGATTGTGA